The proteins below come from a single Vanessa atalanta chromosome 21, ilVanAtal1.2, whole genome shotgun sequence genomic window:
- the LOC125072282 gene encoding protein FAM114A2 gives MPSSDSEDFESADEGHSSPNKKERKKRLSSSNYSDNLELDHEPQKHQDQHSTTLKESTKKQAKPEDGWDDFDIDEEATETVTEQKESHTSKQESTAKTQSGWDDFDEWGDSNVIEESQETMKHQKREVPRPVTDHPAPQPKSEGWGWGWGVDSLLSTATAGISNLTTQVSQGISTVLETGIGAPDPEELARISVKNNDSKPKSAESEEIENTEAKSDQNVNDGAFQFGSLFSGVTKFVETTGTKVIAGGLDTLETIGKKTMEVLQDGDPGLAKKRAMLGLDSGDKLVLSQVLREAKAKADEEDLMREAKREAKEVHYETLFDDFEGLVHLEALEMLSKQVSMRIDERLRNAAPDKRHDIKETLQQVAELCEMPEEEDDEEEQEEISEDISKPDAFHERLQRATRDIGLKLQFQPLIKQYTEILTWFEETETDIAGKAIYKRAVSGLAQTTALCVELYHKTAEMLLVKNRRSTADEADALTQMTVVLTRHISDLATQFTEKLSGHPSESKEQINGYITNVFLEAGNSSKYIENAFQLTLPIIQIGAV, from the exons atgccTTCCAGCGACAGCGAAGATTTTGAAAGTGCGGATGAAGGTCATAGCAGCCCTAACAAAAAAGAGCGCAAGAAGCGCTTATCCTCGTCAAATTATAGTGATAATTTGGAGTTGGACCACGAACCCCAGAAACATCAAGATCAACATTCAACAACATTAAAAGAATCAACAAAAAAACAG GCTAAACCAGAAGATGGTTGGGATGATTTTGACATTGATGAAGAGGCAACTGAAACTGTTACTGAACAAAAAGAAAGTCATACTTCAAAACAAGAATCAACTGCTAAAACACAATCAGGCTGGGACGACTTTGATGAATGGGGTGACAGTAATGTCATTGAGGAATCTCAG GAAACAATGAAACATCAAAAGCGAGAAGTGCCACGCCCTGTGACAGATCATCCAGCTCCTCAACCCAAGAGTGAAGGATGGGGATGGGGTTGGGGTGTTGATTCTCTCCTCAGTACAGCTACAGCTGGTATCAGCAATTTAACAACACAAGTTTCacag GGAATATCAACAGTACTTGAAACAGGTATTGGTGCCCCAGATCCTGAAGAGCTGGCAAGGATATCTGTGAAAAATAACGACAGTAAACCAAAAAGTGCTGAGAGTGAAGAGATTGAGAACACAGAAGCAAAGTCAGATCAGAATGTGAACGATGGTGCTTTTCAATTTGGCAGCTTATTCTCTGGTGTCACCAAGTTTGTTGAAACTACTG gTACAAAAGTAATAGCAGGTGGACTAGATACCCTAGAAACTATAGGTAAGAAGACGATGGAAGTTCTTCAAGATGGTGATCCAGGTCTGGCCAAGAAGAGGGCTATGCTCGGTCTAGACTCTGGAGACAAACTCGTACTTTCTCAGGTGTTGAGGGAGGCAAAAGCTAAGGCTGATGAAGAGGATCTTATGAGGGAAGCCAAGAGGGAGGCTAAAGAAGTCCATTATGAAACACTGTTTGATGATTTTGAGG gTCTAGTGCACCTGGAAGCGCTGGAGATGCTGTCGAAGCAGGTCAGTATGCGTATCGACGAGCGACTGCGCAACGCAGCCCCCGACAAGCGACACGACATCAAAGAGACACTGCAACAGGTTGCCG AACTCTGTGAAATGCCTGAAGAAGAAGATGATGAAGAGGAGCAAGAAGAAATATCAGAAGACATATCCAAGCCTGATGCATTCCACGAACGGCTGCAACGGGCTACAAGAGACATTggcttaaaattacaatttcaaccTTTAATTAA ACAGTACACAGAAATTCTAACTTGGTTCGAAGAAACAGAAACAGATATAGCTGGAAAGGCAATATATAAGCGAGCAGTGAGTGGCCTCGCACAAACCACGGCATTATGCGTGGAACTGTACCATAAGACAGCTGAAATGCTGCTCGTGAAGAACAGGCGTTCCACCGCTGATGAAGCTGATGCTCTTACGCA AATGACAGTAGTACTGACAAGGCATATAAGCGATCTAGCAACACAGTTCACAGAGAAACTGAGCGGTCATCCATCAGAAAGCAAGGAGCAAATAAATGGTTACATCACCAATGTATTTTTAGAG gctgGTAACAGTTCAAAGTATATAGAAAACGCATTCCAGTTGACATTGCCGATAATTCAGATAGGTGCAGTatga